Part of the Imperialibacter roseus genome, AGTTGAGGAGCTGGCTGGTGATTTTGAAGGCAAAGCCGTTATCGCCAAAATGGACGTGGACATGAATCCACAGGTACCCGCTAAGTTTGGCATCCGCAGCATTCCCACCCTTTTGGTTTTCAAAAATGGCCAGGTGGTTGACAAGCAAATTGGTGCAGTTCCAAAATCAGTATTGAACCAGAAAATTCAAGCTCAGCTAGCCTAATCAGCAACTGAGAAATAAAAATAGAGAGGCTACCTGAAAGGGTGGCCTTTTCTCGTTATAAAGAAAAGCAGGTGAAACCTGCCTTGTTTTCCTTTTTCTTTAATTTTGTACATTAGTTGAAAATTACGCCATGGGTTTCGAAACAATTGATATAAAAGATTCTACAGGCACTCAGCTGATTGGAATACCCGAGAGCCTTAAGATTAATGACAATAAGGCCTACCTCAAAAAGGTTGGCAATGTGTTGTATATTATCCCTTTCCACGATCCTTGGAAGAGCTTGATTGATAGTGTGAATGAGTTTTCCGATGACTTCATGATCGAGAGAGATCAACCAATTGAACAAAAAAGGGAAACATTTGATTGATGTATATTCTCGATACGAATATTTGCATCTAAATAATCAAACAAAAGCCCCTTCATGTTTTTGAACGATTTCGATCTATTTCCCTAGGCGAAATTGGGATTTCTTCCATAACCCTATCTGAACTGAACTATGGAGTAATGAAAAGTGCATTACCCGAGAAAAATAAGCTTGCCCTTGCTCAATTTCTTGTCCCACTAGAAATCCTTCCATTTAATGAAGATGCCGCCATAGCTTATGGCAGAATAAGAGCAGACCTTGAAAACAAAGGGACTCCCATCGGCCCTCTAGATACCCTCATCGCAGCTCACGCACTCAGCCTGGATCAGACACTTGTAACAAATAATGAGAAAGAGTTTCCGAGAGTCATTTCCCTCAAAATAGAAAACTGGGCTTGAGTGATATAAAGCACAACAGAATTGCCTATGAAAGTAAAAAAGACCACTACTAAAAAAGCTGGCTCTTTTTTGCCCGGTGACATTATTTTACACTCCGCCCAGCAAGTCTTTGGTTGACTGTTACCTTTGAACGTCTTTCTTTGCGAATTAGACGACCAACACCCTACAAGCGACCTGCCGGATTTATGCGCAAAACCGTACTTACGTTCATCTTTGGACATCTATTTTTTCTGGACGCCACCTGCCAGGAAGCCAACGAAAAGAAAAACACAGCATTTCAATCTAAGTATCAGCTCCGTATTGAACGAGCCAAAGACCCCATCGTTCTCGACGGCGAGCTTAACGAAAGCAGCTGGCAAACTGCCGATGTGGCGACAGACTTCTGGATGAAGTTTCCCAGAGACGACCAGCAGGCGCCACGGCAAACAGAAATGCGGGCCACTTATGACGATAAATTTCTCTACGTTAGCGCCGTGTGTTACGACACCAGTTACTATGTGGTGCAAACACTCAAAAGGGACATCAGGTACTTCGATGGTGATGGTATTGCCGTAGTGATAGACCCTGTCAATAAAAAAACCAATGGCTTCTTTTTTGGTGTAAGCCCCATGAATGTACAGGCTGAAGACCTGCTGGCCGCCAGCTCCAACAACCTCAACTTTAGCTGGGACAACAAATGGTTCTCAGAAGTAACCCGGCACGAAGACCGCTGGATAGTAGAAATGGCCATCCCGTTCAAAACACTTCGATTTGAAGCCAACAGCGGTGAGTGGGGCATCAACTTCATCCGCAACGACCTGAAGGCCAACCAATACCATGCCTGGACCAATATCCCAGTCAACTTCGATGGTTATGATTTGGGCTATACGGGACTGATGGTATGGGACAAAGCACCCGATCCTGTAAAAACCAATATATCGGTGATCCCTTTCATCACCGGAGGGATCAACAATAACCGGGAGGAAGAAACGCCCGTCACCTCAACTGATCTGGCAGGCGGACTTGACGCCAAAATTGGTGTTACCTCCTCCCTCAACCTGGATCTCACCGTGTTGCCGGATTTTTCTCAGATTGAGGTAGACGTACAACAAACCAACCTGACGAGGTTTAGCCTCAACTATCCCGAAAGGCGAACCTTTTTTCTGGAAAATGCCGACTTGTTTACAGGTTTCGGAGGTGGCCCCAACCGTCCTTTCTTTTCCCGCCGGATAGGACTCGACGAAAACGCTCAACCCATCCCCATTCTTGCTGGTGCCAGGCTTAGCGGCAACCTCACGCAGCGCATGCGGGTGGGTATCATGAATATTCAAACCAGAGCAACAGACGATACTGAAGCGCAAAATTACACCGCCATTGCTGTCAATCAGCGAGTCTTCGGCCGGTCGCTTGTGAAGGGCTACTTTCATAACCGGCAGAGTTTTACTGATGATGGTGGCACTGATAAAACTAACTATGGCAGAAATGGTGGCCTTGGGTTCGATTATTCCAACATATCGGGTTCGTTAACCGGTACGGGGCTTGTGAGCGTATCAGAAAAACCGGGCGCTGGTGTTTCTTACTCACAGCACTATACTGCCGGGTACAACGACAGGCATTGGTCGCTATTTGCAGACTATATTTCTGTTCCAACGGATTTTTATGCCGACATGGGCTTCATTCCAAGGCTGGAGAATTATGATGCGCTACGGGACACTGTTATCAGGCTGGGGTTTGAACATATATATAGTCAAGGCAGCTACACCATTCGGCCAACCAATGGAGGGAAAATCAACTCTCACGAGATTTCAGCCAGCAACGTAGTGGACTGGAACCCGGACTGGTCGCTTAACGAACGGGTAACCGAATTAGGGTATGAATTAAGATTTCAAAACACCTCCGGGGTTGAGATCGGAGTCAATAACAACGACGTAAGACTGCTATTTTCCACTGCCTTCATCGACGCCACTCCTCTGCCTCCGGCGACGTATAATTTTAGCCAAATAGGGATCGCTTACAAGTCCGACGAAAGAAAGAAACTGGCATTTTCTGCTGAGACGGCTGTCGGTGGGTTCTACAATGGCGAAATCAAAAGCTATCAAGCTGAAATCATTTACAGAGTTCAACCCTGGGGCAATTTTTCACTAGGCTTTGAGCAAAATGAGTTAGACTTTCCTGAAGGCTACGGCAACGCAAGCATCAGCCTATTTAGCCAGCGGTCAGAAATCAATTTCTCCAATAGCCTTTTCTGGATAACTTTCTTCCAGTACAACACCCAGAGAAACAACTTCAACATCAACAGCAGGCTTCAGTGGAGATACAAGCCAATGTCGGATTTCTATTTGGTTTACACGGATAACTATTTTGCGGATCCGTTCCTTATGACCAAAAGCAAAGCCATCGTATTTAAGCTCAACTACTGGTTTACTCTATAATCAATTGTCAAAACGTTTAAATTTTCTGCAATGAAAAAACTTCTCTCCAGCTCAATCAACGAAAACTATGTATCACTTGGCCTCCTCGTTCTCAGGCTGTTTTCGGGTGCATTTATGTTAACGCATGGCTTCGGTAAGTTTCAACGCCTGTTTTCGGGCGGGGAAATCCGTTTCATGGATTTCATGGGCCTTGGGCCAACCATCTCTTTGTCGCTCGCCGTGTTTGCCGAGTTTCTCTGCGCCATCCTCATCATGCTGGGTGCTGCCACACGCCTGGCCGCAATCCCGCTCATAGTAACGATGACAACCGCCGGATTTGTGGCTCACGCTGCCGACCCCTTTGGCACCAAAGAAAAGCCGCTGCTGTTTTTGGTCATTTTCGTGTCTTTGCTGATCATGGGAGGCGGCAAATACTCCGTGGACAAGTTGATTGGCAAGTAGCACTTTCGCAACAATAGCTCAATTAAAGTGGGGCTTCCATAAAAAGTAAGTGAACGTCGATTTTATAAAACTTTCTTAAGTGAAATGTATAATTTCACCCCCAAAAGTGAACTGATATGAAGTTAACCGCACGAAACACCCACAGGGACATCGCCTATTTCTACATTGGGCTCATCATTGCCTTCTCTTTTTCAGGCATTTTCCTTAACCACCGGAGAGTTTGGCACCCAAGCCGGGTAAAGTATACGTCGCAAGAAATAAGTATGACACCGACAAGCGCCAACGCTGTGAACGATGAGTTCATCAAATCGTTCACCGAAAGTCAGGCCATTGATGACCAGCTTCGCAGGTACAGCATGGATGGAAACACGCTGAGAATATCTTACGGCACTCAGGATGTGACAATGGACGTGACCACGGGCAAGGGAAAGCTGGAAAAGTATATGACCACACCGCTTCTAGGTCAAATGACCAAGCTCCATGTTGACACGAGTGACTTCTGGATCTACTACTCCGACATATTTGGGGTGGCCATGCTTGTGATCGCTTTTACAGGGATGTTCATTGTGAAAGGCGACAAAAGTTTTAGAAAAAGAGGCTGGAAACTGGCCGCCATTGGGCTCTTGTTTCCTTTGATTTTTCTCTTCTTACTGGGCTAAAAAGAGGATCCATGTCATGAAAAGAGGCTGCCTCAAAAGGCCTATTGCTGACGTAATTGTCACATTGAGACCTAACATTTTTGGCAAACCGCACCAATTGAGATGACGTGATTCGAAAAATTCAAAAGAATGTGTCAGATTGAGCTCCGTCGAAATCCACATTCTTTAAAAAACTCATTAACACGTCATCGGTAGCCCGTCGAAATGCTCTTTAGGACTAATAACAAGGTTTCGACACCGACGTGGAACGAGCTCAACCTGACATCCAGTTGGGACTTTTGAGACAGCCTCTTTAGCTTTTCAGAGTGCCCAGACTAGTTACCCTCTGCTATCACCAGAAACTCTACTCTTCGATTGAGCTCCCGTCCCTCCAACTCCTGATCATTACTAGCCATAGGTTTAGTTTCTCCAT contains:
- the trxA gene encoding thioredoxin; this translates as MGKAIEVTDANFEEIISSDKPVLVDFWAEWCGPCKMIGPIVEELAGDFEGKAVIAKMDVDMNPQVPAKFGIRSIPTLLVFKNGQVVDKQIGAVPKSVLNQKIQAQLA
- a CDS encoding antitoxin, which encodes MGFETIDIKDSTGTQLIGIPESLKINDNKAYLKKVGNVLYIIPFHDPWKSLIDSVNEFSDDFMIERDQPIEQKRETFD
- the vapC gene encoding type II toxin-antitoxin system tRNA(fMet)-specific endonuclease VapC — translated: MKQKPLHVFERFRSISLGEIGISSITLSELNYGVMKSALPEKNKLALAQFLVPLEILPFNEDAAIAYGRIRADLENKGTPIGPLDTLIAAHALSLDQTLVTNNEKEFPRVISLKIENWA
- a CDS encoding DUF5916 domain-containing protein yields the protein MRKTVLTFIFGHLFFLDATCQEANEKKNTAFQSKYQLRIERAKDPIVLDGELNESSWQTADVATDFWMKFPRDDQQAPRQTEMRATYDDKFLYVSAVCYDTSYYVVQTLKRDIRYFDGDGIAVVIDPVNKKTNGFFFGVSPMNVQAEDLLAASSNNLNFSWDNKWFSEVTRHEDRWIVEMAIPFKTLRFEANSGEWGINFIRNDLKANQYHAWTNIPVNFDGYDLGYTGLMVWDKAPDPVKTNISVIPFITGGINNNREEETPVTSTDLAGGLDAKIGVTSSLNLDLTVLPDFSQIEVDVQQTNLTRFSLNYPERRTFFLENADLFTGFGGGPNRPFFSRRIGLDENAQPIPILAGARLSGNLTQRMRVGIMNIQTRATDDTEAQNYTAIAVNQRVFGRSLVKGYFHNRQSFTDDGGTDKTNYGRNGGLGFDYSNISGSLTGTGLVSVSEKPGAGVSYSQHYTAGYNDRHWSLFADYISVPTDFYADMGFIPRLENYDALRDTVIRLGFEHIYSQGSYTIRPTNGGKINSHEISASNVVDWNPDWSLNERVTELGYELRFQNTSGVEIGVNNNDVRLLFSTAFIDATPLPPATYNFSQIGIAYKSDERKKLAFSAETAVGGFYNGEIKSYQAEIIYRVQPWGNFSLGFEQNELDFPEGYGNASISLFSQRSEINFSNSLFWITFFQYNTQRNNFNINSRLQWRYKPMSDFYLVYTDNYFADPFLMTKSKAIVFKLNYWFTL
- a CDS encoding DoxX family protein — protein: MKKLLSSSINENYVSLGLLVLRLFSGAFMLTHGFGKFQRLFSGGEIRFMDFMGLGPTISLSLAVFAEFLCAILIMLGAATRLAAIPLIVTMTTAGFVAHAADPFGTKEKPLLFLVIFVSLLIMGGGKYSVDKLIGK
- a CDS encoding PepSY-associated TM helix domain-containing protein; translated protein: MKLTARNTHRDIAYFYIGLIIAFSFSGIFLNHRRVWHPSRVKYTSQEISMTPTSANAVNDEFIKSFTESQAIDDQLRRYSMDGNTLRISYGTQDVTMDVTTGKGKLEKYMTTPLLGQMTKLHVDTSDFWIYYSDIFGVAMLVIAFTGMFIVKGDKSFRKRGWKLAAIGLLFPLIFLFLLG